One Cystobacter fuscus DSM 2262 genomic window carries:
- the rho gene encoding transcription termination factor Rho: MAKARSPKEKLLAPQVVDIEEEKPKRRSTRAKTVERDESEKPTRRRTSARRDEEPAAEEAPVVATPRPVLTPIPSHPVRDEEYQEVRAAADHEEEASQQAPAPEFVEVSPGAEAGPSDAPVMQVLSLNDLKRMKITDLAKMAHDFGIEGYQGLKKQDLIFALLSGIADKKFEVHAEGVLELLSDGFGFLRSADSDYQASPDDIYVSPSQVRRFNLRPGDTVTGPIRQPREGERFFALQKVDKVNFADPLSEVTRDRILFDNLTPLYPTRKLKLEHDGAEMTTRIIDLFCPIGLGQRCLIVAPPKAGKTVLLQNIAHAISKNHPDVYLIVLLVDERPEEVTDMARNVRGEVVSSTFDEPATRHVQVAEMVIDKAKRLVEQKYDVCILLDSITRLARAYNTVVPASGKILSGGVDANALHKPKRFFGAARNIEEGGSLTIIGTALIDTGSRMDEVIFEEFKGTGNSEIVLDRKLMEKRIFPTLDINKSGTRKEELLLTQADLVRITALRQVLHPFTPIDAMEFVLKHMRPTAANAEFLGSMNR, translated from the coding sequence ATGGCCAAAGCCCGTTCACCCAAAGAGAAGCTCCTCGCCCCCCAGGTCGTCGACATCGAGGAGGAAAAGCCCAAGCGCCGCTCGACCCGGGCCAAGACGGTGGAGCGCGACGAGTCCGAGAAGCCCACGCGCCGCCGGACGTCGGCCCGCCGGGACGAGGAGCCCGCGGCCGAGGAGGCCCCGGTGGTCGCCACGCCCCGCCCGGTCCTCACGCCCATCCCCTCCCACCCCGTCCGGGACGAGGAGTACCAGGAGGTGCGCGCGGCGGCCGATCACGAGGAGGAGGCCTCCCAGCAGGCCCCGGCTCCCGAGTTCGTCGAGGTGTCTCCGGGCGCGGAAGCTGGCCCCTCGGACGCTCCGGTCATGCAGGTCCTCAGTCTCAATGATCTCAAGCGCATGAAGATCACGGACCTGGCGAAGATGGCCCATGACTTCGGCATCGAGGGCTACCAGGGCCTGAAGAAGCAGGATCTCATCTTCGCGCTGCTCTCGGGCATCGCGGACAAGAAGTTCGAGGTGCACGCCGAAGGCGTGCTGGAGCTGCTCAGCGACGGCTTCGGCTTCCTGCGCAGCGCGGACAGCGACTACCAGGCGAGCCCCGACGACATCTACGTGTCCCCTTCGCAGGTGCGCCGCTTCAACCTGCGGCCGGGCGACACGGTGACGGGCCCCATCCGCCAGCCGCGAGAGGGCGAGCGCTTCTTCGCCCTGCAGAAGGTGGACAAGGTCAACTTCGCCGACCCGCTGTCCGAGGTGACGCGCGACCGCATCCTCTTCGACAACCTCACGCCGCTCTACCCCACGCGCAAGCTGAAGCTGGAGCACGACGGGGCGGAGATGACCACGCGCATCATCGACTTGTTCTGCCCCATCGGGCTCGGCCAGCGCTGCCTCATCGTGGCGCCGCCCAAGGCGGGCAAGACGGTGCTCTTGCAGAACATCGCGCACGCCATCTCCAAGAACCACCCGGACGTCTACCTCATCGTGCTGCTGGTGGACGAGCGCCCCGAGGAAGTGACGGACATGGCGCGCAACGTGCGCGGCGAGGTGGTCAGCTCCACCTTCGACGAGCCCGCCACGCGCCACGTGCAGGTGGCGGAGATGGTCATCGACAAGGCCAAGCGCCTGGTCGAGCAGAAGTACGACGTGTGCATCCTCCTGGACTCCATCACCCGTCTGGCGCGCGCCTACAACACGGTGGTGCCGGCCTCGGGTAAAATTCTCTCGGGCGGCGTGGACGCCAACGCCCTGCACAAGCCCAAGCGCTTCTTCGGCGCCGCACGCAACATCGAGGAGGGCGGCAGCCTCACCATCATCGGCACCGCGCTCATCGACACCGGCAGCCGCATGGACGAGGTCATCTTCGAGGAGTTCAAGGGCACGGGTAACTCCGAAATCGTCCTGGACCGCAAGCTGATGGAGAAGCGCATCTTCCCCACGCTCGACATCAACAAGTCCGGCACGCGCAAGGAGGAGCTGCTGCTCACCCAGGCGGACCTCGTGCGCATCACCGCCCTGCGCCAGGTGCTCCACCCGTTCACGCCCATCGACGCGATGGAGTTCGTGCTCAAACACATGCGCCCGACGGCCGCGAACGCCGAGTTCCTCGGCTCGATGAACCGTTAA